In Anaerolineales bacterium, the DNA window CATGACGGCGTTCAAATCCTGGTAGAGCGAGAGCGCCCGGCCCAGGATCACACCGAACAATCCGACACCTTGCCCCCCGAAACCGGAAATGCGAATCTCTTCTCTCAAATCGATCACTCCTCGATCTGCACGGGTTGATAGGGCAGCAGGTCACGATCCACGAATCGACCGACGTAGATCGGCTGGTTGCTGCTCAAATCGATCTCGACCTCATCCAGAGGCACGCTCTTATCGATCTTGCAGCGTTCCTTGTAAAGCAGCATCTCTTCCAGGCCATCCTCGATCTGGTTCGATTTCCCGTAACCGATGGGACACGGCGAGAGCACTTCGATGAACGAAAAACCGGGTTTACGGAAGGCGTAGAGGATGTCCTTCTGAACCTGGTGGGCGTGCATGGTCGTCCAGCGCGAGACGAAATTCGCCCCGGCCGCGGCCAAAAGCATGGGAAAGTTAAACGGGTGTTCGGGGTTACCGTACGGCGCCGTCGTCGCCCGCGCCCCATACGGCGTCGTCGGTCCCGCCTGGCCGCCGGTCATGCCGTAATTGAAATTATTTGCGCAGATCACCGTCAAGTCGACGTTGCGACGTGCAGCGTGGATCAGATGATTTCCACCGATGGCGGCCAGATCTCCGTCGCCGCTGAAAACCACCACGTTCAGTTCGGGTTTGGCCAGTTTGATCCCCAGGGCAAACGGGATGGCCCGGCCGTGCGTGGTGTGGTAGGAATCGATTGCCATGTAGCCCGCCACGCGGCCGGAGCAGCCGATCCCCGAGACGACCACATGTCGATCGATGGGGATCTCGGAATCGAGGATCGCCTGTGCGTAGCAGCGCATGACGATACCGATCCCGCATCCCGGACAAAAGATGTGGGGGATGCGTTCCTCCCGCAGGATGACGTCCAGCGGGTGCCTATCGACGGCGATGATGACCGTTTCCACGACCGCTAACCTCCGTGATCACTCGAAAGATATCCTCGGGCGACATCATTTTCCCGCCGGCATGATTCACGCCGACGACTTTCTGCGTAACGTGGCGTTCCAAGTCTCGGGACACCTGCCCCAGATTGATTTCGGCCACGATAAATGCGTTCACCTGCCTGGCGATTTCCTTGATCCTGCGCTCGGGAAACGGCCACAACGAGACCAGCCGCAAGTAACCGACTCGCATTCCCACCTGCCGGGCCTCCCGTACCGCCCGCTTTGCGGACCGTGCCGTGCAGCCAAAGGAAACCACCACGATTTCCGCTTCATCGAGCCATTCTTCTTCAACGACGATGATCTCGCCGGCGTTACGCTCGATCTTGTCACTGAGACGCGTCACGAGCGCATGGTGCGCTTCGGCCGACATGTCCGGATACCCGCGTGCGTCGTGCGTCAGGCCCGTGAAATGAATCCGGTATCCTTCTCCTGCGTGAGCCATGGGCGGCACCAGATCGTCGTCTTCGACTGCGTAAGGCTTGAAATCCTCGCCCGGCTTCTTTTTAGGCCGCTTGCGTCCCCAGCGTTCGATCTCGTTTTCGGGCGGGATGACCACCTTCTCGACCATGTGCCCGACGACCTCGTCGGCCAGAACGATCACCGGGGTGCGGTAGCGATCGGCCACGTTGAAAGCTCGCACGGTGAGATCGAACATCTCCTGCGGTGAACTGGGCGCGTAGGCCACGATCTGGTAATCCCCATGAGACCCCCATTTGGCCTGCATCACGTCGGCCTGGCCGGGAAGTGTGGGCAAGCCGGTCGAAGGCGCGGCGCGCATCACGTTGACCAGAACGCAGGGGATTTCGAGCATGATCGCCAGACCGAGATTCTCCATCATCAGGCTGAAACCGGGCCCGGAAGTCGCCGTCATAGCGCGTGAGCCGGCGGCGGACGCGCCCAGCACGGAGGCGATGCTGCTGAGCTCGTCTTCCATTTGAATGAAAACGCCGCCCGTGTTGGGAAGACGGCGTGCCAGATACTCTGCGATCTCGGTCGACGGCGTGATGGGATAGCCACCGAAAAACGTGCAGCCAGCGGCGATCGCCCCTTCGGCGCAGGCGTGGTCGCCGTGCATGAAATGCTTACCGGAGCGTACGACGCTGTCGCTCAATCGTCCCCCTTCACAGTGTATATGGCGAACTCGGGGCAAACCATGCCGCAGAAACCACACAGCGTACAGGCGCTTTCCATTCCCGGCGCGATCTCCGGGATATGGTACCCTTTTTCGTTTGCCTGCTCGGAGTCTTGAAGTACATTTCGAGGACAAAGGCGGATACAAATCCGACAACCTTTGCAGCGTTCAGGTATCAGATAGATGATCCCTCGCGAGACGACTGCTTCATCCGTATCGAGAGGCGCTCGTGCAAAGTATCTCATCGTGCCCTCGTGGTAATCGACAAACCGATGAAACCACATTCCCGGGCCGCAAGAAAACCTGCCGCCTTGCCACTGTACGGCAAACCGCGTTCCGTACGGGACCGAACTCTTTCTGAATTATATTAAAGGGTAGACGGAAACGACCTTACAGGCAAGTATCAACTGTCAGGGACAAAGTCATGCCTTTTGGCGTAGGGAAGCAGCTATTTCGGCAAACAATCGTTTTGTACCCGGATGCAAACTACCACTGCGATAAACGAGGAAAATAATTGATTCCTACACGCAGCACATGTATAATCGCATCGAATTGATGATATGAGCGTTATATCATTAAGTGCAATTCAGAGGCGGAGGAGGCAGAAAAGCAGCGCTCAAGCCAGCGGTTTGCTGGCTTGTTTTCTTGGCAAGACGAACCGGATTACGAACGCCCACACGTATCTTTCCACTTTGAGCGCAAAAGGAAAAGTATGGCACGTTTACACGAACACCAGGGGAAATCCCTACTCGCGAATTGCGGCATCAGCGTCCCGCGAGGCGGTCCCGTAAAATCCGCAAAGGAAGCCCAGGCGCTGGCCGAGGAAATCAACGGTCCCGTCGTCGTCAAAGCGCAGGCATGGGTCACCGGCCGCGCCGGCATCGGCGCCATTCGCTTCGTCGATTCAGCGCAAGCCGCCGCGGAAGCGGCCGCCGAGATCCTGGGCATGCAGATCAGGGGCTTCACCGTCGATACGGTGCTGATCGAAGAGAAGCTCGACGTCGCCCGGGAATTCTACGCCGGCGTGATCATCGACGACCAGTCGCAGGCGCCGATGATGATCTTCAGCAGCTCCGGGGGAAGCGGGATCGAAGAAATCGCCCGGGAGCATCCCGAGACGATTTCGCGGCGGATTGTGGACATCCGCACCGGCCTGCTCGAACACCAGGCCCGCGACCTGG includes these proteins:
- a CDS encoding 2-oxoacid:acceptor oxidoreductase subunit alpha; this translates as MSDSVVRSGKHFMHGDHACAEGAIAAGCTFFGGYPITPSTEIAEYLARRLPNTGGVFIQMEDELSSIASVLGASAAGSRAMTATSGPGFSLMMENLGLAIMLEIPCVLVNVMRAAPSTGLPTLPGQADVMQAKWGSHGDYQIVAYAPSSPQEMFDLTVRAFNVADRYRTPVIVLADEVVGHMVEKVVIPPENEIERWGRKRPKKKPGEDFKPYAVEDDDLVPPMAHAGEGYRIHFTGLTHDARGYPDMSAEAHHALVTRLSDKIERNAGEIIVVEEEWLDEAEIVVVSFGCTARSAKRAVREARQVGMRVGYLRLVSLWPFPERRIKEIARQVNAFIVAEINLGQVSRDLERHVTQKVVGVNHAGGKMMSPEDIFRVITEVSGRGNGHHRRR
- a CDS encoding 4Fe-4S binding protein is translated as MRYFARAPLDTDEAVVSRGIIYLIPERCKGCRICIRLCPRNVLQDSEQANEKGYHIPEIAPGMESACTLCGFCGMVCPEFAIYTVKGDD
- a CDS encoding thiamine pyrophosphate-dependent enzyme, which encodes METVIIAVDRHPLDVILREERIPHIFCPGCGIGIVMRCYAQAILDSEIPIDRHVVVSGIGCSGRVAGYMAIDSYHTTHGRAIPFALGIKLAKPELNVVVFSGDGDLAAIGGNHLIHAARRNVDLTVICANNFNYGMTGGQAGPTTPYGARATTAPYGNPEHPFNFPMLLAAAGANFVSRWTTMHAHQVQKDILYAFRKPGFSFIEVLSPCPIGYGKSNQIEDGLEEMLLYKERCKIDKSVPLDEVEIDLSSNQPIYVGRFVDRDLLPYQPVQIEE